One window of candidate division Zixibacteria bacterium HGW-Zixibacteria-1 genomic DNA carries:
- a CDS encoding DUF378 domain-containing protein, giving the protein MKSFDVIFAMLLVIGGLNWGLVGLFNFDLVATIFGNMSMVSRVVYILVGLSAMFQITQLRAIQRRWGVVNA; this is encoded by the coding sequence ATGAAATCATTTGACGTTATTTTCGCGATGCTGCTGGTGATCGGCGGCTTGAACTGGGGGCTGGTTGGATTGTTTAATTTCGACCTTGTCGCCACTATTTTTGGCAATATGAGTATGGTCAGCCGGGTGGTTTATATTCTGGTCGGCCTGAGTGCCATGTTTCAAATTACCCAGCTTAGAGCCATTCAGCGCCGGTGGGGCGTTGTCAACGCTTAA
- a CDS encoding Nex18 symbiotically induced protein yields MKKHTIITLAAIFILSMSVVSFAGQYETKMPEKKAMNIVETAVAAGSFNTLVTAVKTAGLVDALSGEGPFTVFAPTDAAFEMLPKGTVEALLKDKEKLSAILTYHIVSGKVMSSDVAKLKTAKTLNGQEVSIKSDDKNVMIDNARVVQTDIECSNGVIHVIDAVILPSMEKAEK; encoded by the coding sequence ATGAAGAAGCATACAATCATCACTTTAGCCGCAATATTTATTTTGTCGATGAGCGTGGTCAGTTTCGCGGGCCAGTACGAGACAAAGATGCCTGAAAAGAAGGCAATGAATATTGTCGAAACCGCCGTTGCCGCAGGGTCGTTTAATACTCTTGTGACAGCCGTCAAGACGGCCGGCCTGGTCGATGCTCTCAGCGGCGAGGGCCCATTCACCGTTTTCGCGCCGACCGATGCCGCTTTTGAAATGCTTCCCAAGGGAACTGTCGAAGCTCTTCTCAAGGACAAGGAGAAATTGAGCGCCATTCTTACTTATCATATTGTTTCCGGCAAGGTAATGTCCTCGGACGTAGCCAAGCTGAAGACGGCCAAAACCCTTAATGGCCAGGAAGTTTCGATTAAATCAGATGACAAGAATGTCATGATCGACAATGCCAGAGTCGTCCAGACTGATATAGAGTGCAGCAATGGCGTCATTCATGTAATCGATGCCGTCATTCTTCCCTCAATGGAAAAAGCCGAAAAGTAA